DNA sequence from the bacterium genome:
ATCGGCGACGTGGCCGACTGGGACGTGGCCAACGACATACGCTGGATAAATCCGGCTCGCGAGTTGGTGAAGGCCGCGTACCCCGACGAGATGCCACTCGTGGTGGACCCCTTCGCAGGCGGCGGGTCGATTCCGCTGGAGGCCCTGCGGCTTGGATGCGAGGCGTTCGCGTCGGACCTCAACCCCGTGGCCTGCCTCATCCTCAAGGTCATGTTGGAGGACATCCCACGCCACGGGCCGGAACTCGCCGAGGAACTTCGCCGTGTGGGAGGCGAAATCAAGAAGCAGGCCGAGAAGGAACTGGCCGAGTTCTACCCCAAAGACCCGGACGGCGCGACGCCTATTGCGTATCTGTGGGCGAGGACCGTCCGATGCGAGTCGCCGAACTGAGGCGCGGAGATTCCGCTCGTGCGCTCGTTCTGGCTCTGCAAGAAGGCCAGCCGCAGGCGCGCACTGCGGTACAAGGTGGTTCAACCACCCTCTCCCTCTGGGAGAGGGCAGGGTGAGGGCCACCACGGCCCTCCTGTGCTGCCCACGGAACTTCGCGAGTTCGCCCGATCCCTGCGCAAAGAGCAGACCGATGCAGAATCTACGCTCTGGCGCTTGTTGCGAGACCGGCGCATAGCGGGTGCCAAGTTCCGTCGGCAGCATCCGATCCCGCCCTACGTCGTCGATTTCTACTGTCATGAAG
Encoded proteins:
- a CDS encoding DUF1156 domain-containing protein → MIPKECRRLADVDFPIAAVSKHAAREKSIRHGHPSTLHLWWARRPLASCRAMLLGLLLPDPCDPHCPAEFKAKAAKTLLDVPGWNNQRRQEQVKSDKGLQGALLDFIGDVADWDVANDIRWINPARELVKAAYPDEMPLVVDPFAGGGSIPLEALRLGCEAFASDLNPVACLILKVMLEDIPRHGPELAEELRRVGGEIKKQAEKELAEFYPKDPDGATPIAYLWARTVRCESPN